One Nocardia huaxiensis genomic window, CTTGCCTTCCAGGCGATCTCGGTCTTGATCATGCCCGGGTGCACACTGGAGACGCCCACATTGTGGCCCGCGATGATCATCTCCTGGCGCAGGGCGTCGGTGAAGCCGTGCATGGCGAACTTCGACGAGCTGTAGCCGCCCTGGCTCGGGCAGGCCACCAGACCGAACATGCTGGACACATTGGCGATGTGCCCGTCACCGGAGGCGATCACATGTGGCAGAAAGGCTTTGGTGCCGTGCGCGGTGCCCCAGAAGTTGATGCCGAAGATCCACTCCAGGTCCTCCCAGGTGACATCCTCGATATTCGCGGTGAGCGAGACACCGGCATTGTTGATCAGGATATTGGCCTTGCCGAAGTCGGCCACCACCTCGTCGGCGTGCGCGTAGACGGCGGCGCGGTCGGTGACGTCGAGCTGGTAGGCGCGCGCCTTCGCGCCCTCCTTCTCGCACAGTGCCGCGGTCTCGGCCACATTGTCGAGATTGCGGCCCGACAGCGCCAATTGCGCGCCATTGCGGGCGAATTCGATGGCCAGCGCCCGCCCGATGCCCGCACCGGCGCCGGTGATGACGGCGACCTTGCCGTGGAAGTCCTTCATTGGTGTTCCTTGCTACTGGGTGATGCCGGCTATTGGGTGGTGAAGCCGCCGTCGGCGATGAATTCCGCGCCGGTGCTGTAGGAGGATTCGTCGGAGAGCAGGAACAGCACCAGGTTGGCCAGTTCCTCGGGGGTCGCCGGTCGGGCGATGGGCTGATTGGCCGCAATGGACGCGGAACGTGCTGAGGCAGCGACCATTTCGGTGGCGACAATGCCCGGGTGCACCGAGTTGACGCGCACATTGTCGGCGGCGAACTCCTGGGCGGCGGTCTTGGACATGCCGCGCACCGCCCACTTGGAGGCCACATAGCCGAGAATGTTCGAGTAGCCGATGAGCCCGCCGGTGGAGGAGATGTTCACGATCGAGCCGACGCCCGCGCGGCGCATGGACCCGATCACGGCCTTCATGCCGAGGAAGACGCCGACCTGGTTGACGTCGATCACCTTGCGGTAGTCG contains:
- a CDS encoding SDR family NAD(P)-dependent oxidoreductase, translated to MKDFHGKVAVITGAGAGIGRALAIEFARNGAQLALSGRNLDNVAETAALCEKEGAKARAYQLDVTDRAAVYAHADEVVADFGKANILINNAGVSLTANIEDVTWEDLEWIFGINFWGTAHGTKAFLPHVIASGDGHIANVSSMFGLVACPSQGGYSSSKFAMHGFTDALRQEMIIAGHNVGVSSVHPGMIKTEIAWKARASANRDRDDLARNFDRLAQTSPEFCAQTILKGIRKNKPLILIGKDAKAMNVMRRLLGSGYMKPLTAQMRKEI
- a CDS encoding glucose 1-dehydrogenase; this translates as MGRVDTKHVIVTGGARGMGAAFARKLAAEGAKVVITDVLVHQGRALAAEIGSAALFLPLDVTDEAAWNDVVAQAEATFGPVSGLVNNAGIVHVDPIEKLSEADYRKVIDVNQVGVFLGMKAVIGSMRRAGVGSIVNISSTGGLIGYSNILGYVASKWAVRGMSKTAAQEFAADNVRVNSVHPGIVATEMVAASARSASIAANQPIARPATPEELANLVLFLLSDESSYSTGAEFIADGGFTTQ